The Manduca sexta isolate Smith_Timp_Sample1 chromosome 24, JHU_Msex_v1.0, whole genome shotgun sequence nucleotide sequence GTGGATGTATATCACCTTACTTTAGTGGCGACGCATATGGGTTGTGAAAGAAGTTCTAAAATCTACTCACAGGCAAtactttttatagtaaaaactatATGGAATATGTAAAATGGTTAAGTCTCACCACACAATTGAGTCAATGGAATTTAGTGAACATGTTATCATTTGTTTCGTTTCGCTATACGAGTACGATTTTCGTACAATAATGATTCACACGTCGCgtataaaagtaaatacttttttttcttttttatttaaaaggaacagaaaacagttacacattgAATAAGTAAAGCGTGaattacacatgtactgcattaataaacatgtaaccaacaccacagtttaaaatatttcgacGCTAGTCTACGTGCCATTCACGCTATGTtcaatttaattagttttttgcaGTTTACAAATGTTCTGTACTATTTACTTTAGGGCCTTTTATGTGTACAAATACCCGCAATGCAGATCTGCAACGATTTACATCTGCAGCATCCATCGTATGAATAATAGGTTGCATCGATTAAAGTAACAATGGTTTTATTGATATTCTTGTTAGTTGGGggttacaaagaaaaatattatctgatcCACGAATACAATTTGCTTGGTACGTTACTAAACTTGTTACGTCTTTTAATAACTTTACAAACAAGCAAAAGAAAAACATCCGTCATGCCTCTTAGTTAGGCAGAGTTGCAACCAGTGCAACGTATCGCCTTTTGCATTCcgttctatgatgtgatagggggcgagcctttcgccatattgggcacaaattccagattccgggctgacactgagtagTAAAACTCAATAAccctttgcctgacccgggaatggaacccgagacctcagcattgcagaCGTagtgtaatacaactatgccaccgaggcagtcaataatactgtacatacaaaattattgcaTTGGTGCTACAGTATTCCATACTTGAATAATTtccaatactttttatttatttatagattccTTTATGTTAaaagaaactatattttttcCAGAGCGTTGTCTCTTCTTACTGGATTCGTGGTTCGGACAAGATCAGGGGCTGGCAGCTGGCTGGGCTATGTCTCAAGATCCGACCCTCGTGGGGCATTACCGGCGTGGCTGGTTAACAGGTATGAAGATAATTCTATCTATAAGAAACTTAGATGTGAAGACAACATACGTTgtcgttttattataataatataccgcTAAAATACAGATAATTGATttagagaaatattttataacaccgGAATAAGGATTTACAGAGTTTTTTGACGTGACAAATATTCTAGACTACATTAAGTTACTAAATTATGCAATATAGATAACATCATTGCGATAAGAATAAGGACGCCACGTCGCCATGTAATTCCGCATTTTTCAATTACCCAGGGTGACAGCTCAACTAGCACCTCGACTAGTAAACCAACTCCACGCAGCAGCGCGTCGCTACCCTGGCTGGAAGGCACTCACAGACTTGCCCTACCACAAGCCATGGAGGCACCCGGAACAAGTCCCGCCGAACAGGATCTCTTTAGCTGATGTGAGTAAACTTAACGTCATGATGATTTGATGGTTGATGGTTGATGGTATCAAAGGTGATTTTTGCCGTAATAGAATGATAACGTCAagcgatatttaataataataataataataaaaacgtttattgccaaaattaaaactattacagaaattaaaaaaataaaaacaaaacaatcttacaaataaaaatggcaaaaggAAGTGGCTCAGCTAACTGCTGTCTGAGCTGTGAAACTCAgccagcgctggttttcagccaCTTCTGGCCCCTTTGGTGTTAGGCGGGGTTAGGACTAACTGCTCCTCCATTCGTTTTTAAACTGCTTAGGTCTAATAATATcagttaaaattatctttaacaaacataaatccataATCTCAttcgtattaaaattatcatttgaaaAGAACAATAGTGTGTGTACATGTGTGtgcgtttgtgtgtgtgtgtgtttatgtgtatgtgtgtatgagtatgtgtgtatgtgtgtgtgtgaaagtgtgtatgtgtgtaaaaaGCATGGTAACTTTTGGTTTctctatacattataataattaattccgttttttatttactactgcTTGAAGGTATGGCTTTAGGCTTAGGTTTTTCAGGTACGAGAATTTTTTGACGTTTTCAGCGGCAAGTTGTTTCTTTAACAGagctgatttatatttatattgatttatatttatatttatttttaataatatcggAAGATGttcgttttctttataatattaatttgatgtttATATAACGAgtatactaaatatatatattactagctgacccggcgaacttcatACCGCCTGACAGTCgattctttaattatattttttattacttattttgctATTCGGGACACCGGGTCagttagtaagataaaaaaagaataaagaaagTTGCTAAGTCaaacattatgtcaaaaaataaaaattataaaacgcttaaaattctttccatcgttccatctaacgtcactcaattgttttgccttcccagAACCCCTCAACTAATACTTAAGTGTTATACGTGTACGTACTTTATGGtacggtattaaagttcaaattgacttttaagtattattacgaatattttgtatgggaatataaaaatgtgttgtttttagactttttcaggcaatttaaattttgtctCTCCGTAAGAACtatcctcgtacttcaaggaatattataaaaaaagaataagagAAAtaggttcagctgctctcgagatttgcccttagcaagacattcagctattcatttttatattatggataGGCCAATTAACAGctaattcttttatttacaGTGTGTAGATCCTGACGCACCACCTCCACCGGTAGACCCAAAACCAGACACGTCGAAAACAAAACTTGAAGTGCCCCAACCGAGGGAGATAGAGAGCCACAGCATTGAAGACCTTGGCGACATATCATCAGAATTTAGCGTCGAAGTAGAAGAGGACATACCAGACCCACAAGACCTTAAGAAGAAAGGGAAATTCTACAGGCTCGTCAAGTCTATGAAGAATAGACGGAAGAGTGTTCAGGTTGCAAAGAGCGCTGATAATTTAATGGATGGTAAGCCAGAGGAGAAACCGGAGAAGAAAAAGACCTTCAAGTTCCATAGAAGATTCAGCTTGAGTAGGAGGGAGGATTGAGCTTAAAAGTGTTGTGAATATGGTTATTGTTAAAGATAACGCGTGTTACGATTGTTTTGATTCGCATGTGAATGTTTCAAATGATCCACGAACATCATGTTACAACATTTCTTATCTATATCACAAACTCGACAAATGGCTTTTGCTTTTACCCAATATTACAAGTTCAGCAAATTCTTTACACCAAATAtgatttaaacaaatagtttatcaCTATCGTTTTAAACCCAACAACGTTTATATACGTTTTGCGATGATTGTTATGGGTACTTTACGAATGAAGTTTTTATACGTATAGTCCTGCTAACCTGGAGTTAAAGaaatgtattattgttattgctaAAGTAATTATCATATATTGGCAAATCTGATTATAGGTATACTTATATCAGTGTTTATTGAAGTTATGACTTTAGTACAAAAGTAgacttatatattatgttttttaaaggtGTGACGGAGTGTAGCATATTCAATTGGTTAAactgtacatccggttccaacaggccggcataattgtgccgtcTGGcaaggggtgatcatctctcgtcaggcgacattctattggtccccGTTCCATTtactattaggtgcagtgggatcggtatgccgtgcacgtatgaaaaaatTAGATAAACAACATttcttaaataacttatttttatgtagtGATTCAAacagtagttttatttatgagAGAGATCGTTAGAGAGGTAAaagtatagaataaaataaatgtaagttgtTGGTGCATCTATTGTTATTACTgtagcagtttttttttactttgagcattTCTACATTAAGCAATGCGTACTGTTCAAACCTGTttgaataatgttaaaaatgtattataaagcCGAACACACAAACAGAGCGacattcgaaatattttatatattgcacAGCAGGTCTTCCGACAATTTTTAGCAGTTAACaatgtttcattaaattatatattaaaatcgatGAATTGTACATTTTACGAATACAATGCCtcgatattaatataattataaatacgctTCTATTGGTAAATTTTGCAATAAAGCTACAGTTAATTTCCCTTTAAGATGACTTTACAGTTACTACAAATTAATGTAGGTACCTATTTCATTGTAATCGTAAAATATACTTAGCATAAAAATAGTGTATAACTTTGAAAATTATAGTCAAATCATTTATATTCGGGGTTTCATGTTGAACGTTACGTCATTTCTGCGGtatccaaaatataaaaaaacgaacgcattttaaatctaaaccaagattatttacaaacaaagtCAGACAATGGTAGTGTAAAAAGGTAATAGCTTACAAGAAACGGTGCGAAAATCACGTAATTCTAAAcattacaaaagatttttttctgtcCACTGAAATGATTCCGGCTTACATGAAaagattttgtttaataaaaatgccTGTTTTTGTACTGTGATAGGCGAAGTTTTTTTGCCGTCAGGTTCAAGGTTACTCAAATCATTGCATTGTTTGCGGTCTACGAAAACGATACGCTTTGAAAAAATTGTGACTGTATGATACAATCTCATACTTTTCATGTTTATAGAACATGTAGAAATGTTgaacacaaatttaaaattagtcaatctttaaaataaatctttgatcttttaatattagtttttatatgttGCCTACATTTCGGCAAATATATAACGTTAATCTTTATACTAATAAGGTTACGAGCCCTATTCCGTATACGGGGCAAATCCGCCTCTTTGCAATtccgggcgttctaatcgaaggacagctttgataacTATATAGATAGAAGCTCTGAAAAATTCCCGATTTATCTAAACCATCTATGAAAGAATTGCAAACagacggatttgcccccgtagacggaataggcccTCCTGGCCTTATATCGTTTTCTTTGCTATACCTACACAATACGCATTTTCCTTAAAATCTCGACTACGTTTACAGTGTGTGCCTTTACTCTTTATCTGTATTCTAATTCTCTGTAAACATGTTTACTTCGTTTAgtgtttataatgttttgtatgTCGTAGCaagatttattactaaaaagtaCAGTTTGCGAAATACCCAAGTTACtgttaaatcataaattttccAACTAGAAACACAATAATCCtaggatttttttaacatgtcAATACGtgtgttagcctggcaagggctgGCTTATAAAGatacaccggacttttggaTGAGCGCTGTAGGCACTCGTagcccttgaaaattaagcgacctgAGGGGAACCGGCTAACAAGTTACGCACCGCGGCTTAGTACCTTCATTGGGGGAGGATGAGCCATCAACGATTATGAATTCTAGGATTATACATATCATTGTAATATAAACATactttctaaatattatgtaatataatcgaaattatttaaacatacttGACCATAATGAAAGTATTTGCCAATCCATCTACGGCttaacaaaacttataaataaaacatgctaCATGCACGAAATCTTCAAcatgtttaaatgtattatattttaattgagaATTCGTTCCACGTTATTAACAAACGCTATAgtgatagttttaaaaaaaaaatacgacataTTACCTAGTCAGCCACAAATGTAGctgaataaaatcataatatcaaatcgcgtatacataataatatgtaatatgtaagtttatatgaagtaaaattttcatGATCATTAATAAAGGGCatccgttttattttatttttgttaaaagcaCAAAAGTGTAGAGACATTTtgaagtattaaatatattcagcTGCTTATGTGATTGACTGTACTTTGGAAATACGAAAATTGCTGAGATGCCAGTTTAATAATGTTGATATATtagacaattaaattaaatcatttaccGTCATTTTCATAAACGATCCCCATCGCTTTCTCGATCCATCTcagaatggaccaatcagaacaaagttttttgtgACAGACTTACAgttgagttattttaattggttcattctcggaatcggattgagattgggatcgcttattgaaatagacgttagtaattttttttgttacatgtattttttattttacacagaTATAGTTTATATGAAGTCCATTTATCGACTCACTTACCTACCCAAAATAATGGTGGTTGTTTCCGTTCAATATCGTgctaatttttacaaaaaaagttGAACACCACGATTATTctacagtaatattattttttgtcattttatccAAAACATcggtttaaataatttgatgttAAATGTGTTATTGCTTAATAAAATCGTCTATATCGATAAATATATCAAGTcttataaccatttattatacgtatttaCGACACATTGTAATCTTAACTTctcttatataattttaaaaagattttattaaatttctatgaAGTATTTACGTGCTCAATTTTGTGTAGTCATTTCGTCTTAACTTTAGAATACTATTTAATTGTACTATATAAGTACTATACACATTTATTACTATGATTATTTACCGCTGTTACtgaactatatatattttataataaccaaatatttattcagcTTGAATTTTGTGTACATTAAGTCGAATCTTAATACAGTTGAACACTTTATTATCGTTATCCTAAATTTTAAAGGATATCTTTGATACTGACAGCCTCGTtggcgttgttgtattacgGTGCGACTGTAGTGGAGgtgtcgggttcgatccccgggtctgGCAAAATGATATTAGGTTTATCTACCCAGTATTAACCTGGAGTCTAGAAATTGCGCCCCATATAGCGATAGCCTcgtcccttatcacatcatgggacggaatatgcgGAGCGAAAATTGGCAGCACCAGTTGCGCGTCTgtctaccccttctgggatgaaaggcgtgaatgtgtgtatTTTCTGTACgctctaaatattatatactatagtaTAAGGGCGGTCTAGAGGTACGGAGGCGTGGAGATAGCTTTctgcaatcgttaacgctaacggaTTTTGTATCCATACGGATACCATATCTTATCGATAAATCTATCGGGTGGATATAATAATGTCAGCGTTAAAGATTGCAGAAAGGCATATTGGGTGCGACTCCCAGTAACATGTTATAAAGGTACAATtttgttataagaaatattattaagtaccaACTTTTCTTTTCTAATTGTCAGAGGTACAGCTGGAATAATTGAAAACATTCAAATCATCATACCTGGTTCACGTTTCTATAATTACCACGGTATTAACTGATGGTAATACTTTACCTTTATGCAACTATTTGCCTTATTATGTAAGCCTGTTCGACACGAGTAAACAGTAGAGTCAACTACTACTGTATCAGTTTCAAGTAATCTACcaagtttaataaatttaattcactTTTCTCTACCAGATCTGTTTACATTGGTATAGTTAGCAGTGTCAGTACTCTACTGTCCTATGCTATTAGTCTACTCATGTACAAGAAGTTTAATGATAAAAAGGCCGTCGATTTTTTTACACGATTTATAATTCTGCGACATTTGTTCACTTAGCggtccatataaaaaataactgttaaacaaaacaataaactagATAACGTGAtgtagtgtatttatatttacatcttcataatgtaatatattatttcgcaCTTTCTTCAGAGGGGAGTACACGAATGTGCCGTCTAATGACGCATGttgcaacaataaaaaaaaataacgccTGACACAAAAActgtaaaaagtaataaacaaaacgtgtttgtcctatatatacatatatttagtactagcttttggacgctgcttcgcccgcgtgaaggagttttccgggacaaaagtccCACTAAAAAAGTATGGTAAGGTTTGTCTAACtgcaacggtttaggcagcgtacgccaagatagcaattattttccgacttacttgatatgtatcgttatattataactaaattgcacaaaatcactataaattataacctatgtgttattctgatttataaccaatattactgtaaagtttcatccaaatccgttcagtagttttttcgtggaagagaaataaacatacatacatccatcctcacaaactttcgcatttataatataattaggatTGTATCTACTAATATTTTGAGCCAAATGTCCTCGCGTCGGGGGACCGGTAAAGAAATATTGTTATCGCACCGATCAGGGTTCGGTGACAAATAGACACATAGATAAACTTTTAATACCTCTCTTTTACCAGGACTTAATACgaataataccaaaaaaaaaaaaatataaacttcagttattatacaattatcTAACCTTAACTCAGTTGGAATGTATTTAGTATAACTTATTGGTACTgtattaacaacaaaataatatgtgaaatgatttataaatagaatgatAAATGATTGAAGGCCAAAGAGAACCACCAAGAACCCAGTTatcattacctaattattacaTATGATGATTGATAAACAGTAGCTTTAAAAAGTTTTCTATTactattttcttaatataaaaccAGGACACATTTTTTCACCAGGATGATACAATTTATTCTCGAAATGTACCAATAAGGTCATtgcgagaaaaaaatattagacaacTGGCTTTCTTACACTGTCTTGAAATAAGAGGACTTCATAAAACCGCGCACGTGTACTCTTACCTCTAAACAAATATAGGATATATGTCATGAGCTGTGTGAGCGATGTTTATAGGCAATGTTAATGTTCAATTTGTTGAGCCAACTAGCgttgtatagataataattataataaagtacaatGTAACGGCTGCGCGTGAGTTTTATTTCTCACATTCATTTTCAGGATTATTGGAAGGATTGGCCTTGGTCGCGTTATTGTGTCACGGGAAAAATGCCTTGCTAAAGTCTTCATTTcgatcccgggtcaggcaaagttatattgagtttttctactcagtattagacTGCAGTTTAGaaattgtgcctgatatggtgaCAGACTCGCCACCTTTCATGGGATGGAATAGACATGGCCAAAAGTGGGAGCAcgagttgcacctctgtctaccatTGCGGAGATAAAGGCTTTAGTCTGTGTGTGTTTATTTctcttaaaatatatcataatcgttgatgtctcgtCCTCCCCTAGAGACGGTACTGAGCCGAGATCCGTAACCCGTTAGGGGGTTACCTTCAGCATAAGggcttatttttttaaggtttgCAAGCACCTAAAGCGCTTaaccaaaagtccggtgtgtttctATAAGTGagccttgtcaggctaacaacgtaagtcatgttaaaaaaaatcgaaggaCTTGATTCTGAGGATTGCTTTATATCATTGATCCCCAAAGTGATCCAGATGGACCCCATGAGACTCGACAGAGGTCAACATTGGCGTGACGAAAAAGTGAGGGTCCATAATTCGTAAGTGGAGTTCGACGAAAATTTATCCAATTTAATAATGGAAAGAATAAGTGCTGAGTAGAATGTCCCCTTTTTTGGTTGGTgatcaaatatgtttttaatcaaAAAAGACTTGTACGTGGGCAGAGTTGCAAGcgaagtatataataaaaatacccaAAAGAAGTTTTATTACTTTCCACGGATTTGTTTAAAAGAATTCCATCAACATAATATACTACAAAACAATTTGGTTGTAAATTATTAGCATTGAATTACGGCTTGTgattgttatgtttttgtaattcgGTATAATTTGGCTTAGGGAGATAaaaaagggttttttttttaccaaaggAACTAACAAAGCCGTTGATGAAATGAAGATtgaaaaaaaatgcttaaactcaattttactaatatttattcagaTTAATAAGCTTTATGGCACAATGCACTTAATTTTATTAGCGCAATAACGTTAATCCATCAATAAGCAATAGCAGCCAGATACAGAATCGATTAAATATATGGAAACGTTGTTTGTTTGTTCATCACTCATTGCACATTGATGAAAGTTATTATCTTAATCCAACAGACTGTTGCTATAGACTGTTGCTATAGACTGTTTCCAATATACTgacttataatacaaataattgaaactgaaaaaaaatacgattcGTCGATTGGTGTTTGTAGGATCTACTATCAACTTATTCTTCTGAATCTTGTGTTAAAAAGCGAGTGTTGGTGATTGCAACATAAAACACGGACTTTAATGTC carries:
- the LOC115443051 gene encoding START domain-containing protein 10-like, producing the protein MGGAGWARGEARVADDSDFETLKSLLASEEGWTLEYEKDGVKVWAENAAHGALRTVKVVAEFEDVEPDALYDVLHDPEYRSVWDTHMLAAEDAGHINVNNDVGYYAMSCPAPLKNRDFVLQRSWLDTGDEKMILNHSIFHKDYPPRKGFVRALSLLTGFVVRTRSGAGSWLGYVSRSDPRGALPAWLVNRVTAQLAPRLVNQLHAAARRYPGWKALTDLPYHKPWRHPEQVPPNRISLADCVDPDAPPPPVDPKPDTSKTKLEVPQPREIESHSIEDLGDISSEFSVEVEEDIPDPQDLKKKGKFYRLVKSMKNRRKSVQVAKSADNLMDGKPEEKPEKKKTFKFHRRFSLSRRED